The Acidobacteriota bacterium genome window below encodes:
- a CDS encoding Uma2 family endonuclease, translating into MVVRLGPLRSRLTDEDFEKFCAQNPELRIEMTSAGVVIIMLPVTPEGSSRNFKLTGRFAAWTEADGTGIGFESSAGFTLPNGAKRSPDVSWMRKEQWDALTPEQRNEFTHICPDFVVELRSKTDRLRTLQNKMKEYMANGAQLGWLIDPIRHQVHVYHADSSVEILDHPQVISGEPLLPGFVLKLEGLID; encoded by the coding sequence ATGGTCGTGCGTCTCGGCCCACTGCGGTCGCGGCTCACCGATGAAGACTTCGAGAAGTTCTGCGCGCAGAATCCCGAGCTGCGCATCGAGATGACTAGCGCGGGTGTTGTGATCATCATGTTGCCAGTCACTCCTGAAGGAAGCAGCCGCAACTTCAAGCTCACAGGACGCTTCGCAGCCTGGACAGAAGCTGACGGAACAGGCATCGGGTTTGAATCTTCAGCCGGTTTCACCCTACCCAACGGAGCCAAACGCTCGCCGGATGTTTCCTGGATGCGCAAGGAGCAGTGGGACGCCCTCACTCCCGAGCAGCGAAATGAATTCACTCACATATGCCCTGACTTTGTCGTCGAGCTGCGGTCGAAGACGGACCGTCTGCGTACTCTGCAAAACAAAATGAAAGAGTACATGGCAAACGGTGCGCAGCTTGGCTGGTTGATCGATCCGATCCGCCATCAGGTCCACGTCTATCACGCCGATTCCTCAGTCGAAATCCTCGATCATCCACAAGTCATCTCCGGCGAGCCCCT